In one window of Microcaecilia unicolor chromosome 9, aMicUni1.1, whole genome shotgun sequence DNA:
- the PARP11 gene encoding protein mono-ADP-ribosyltransferase PARP11, translating to MMITGTSEEFGPEVKDAMEKMDTSDTQWGWFFLAECGKWHMFQMDSNTQCSVSSEDIERSFRLNPHGSISFSTAKFNYKIDFPVMKQTNLSTGKQRLIRRAPFSITAFSYICENEAIPMPSHWENVNMEEPYQLVPLLKHTNEYNEVAHLFGKTVDGDRIKRVQRIQNLDLWEFFCRKKAQLKKKRGLSEINEELLFHGTSNKFVEAICIHNFDWRINGIHAAVYGKGTYFARDALYSSHFCRNDGKHGDKFQIHGVSMVQQRVLQYCKAMFLARVLVGDYINGDAKYLRPPSKDGSFVNLYDSCVDNTWNPKIFVVFDSNQIYPEYLIEFC from the exons ATGATGATCACAGGAACATCCGAAGAATTTGGTCCGGAAGTGAAAGATGCCATGGAAAAGATGGATACATCCGATACACAGTGGGGCTGGTTCTTCTTGGCTGAGTGTGGGAAATGGCACATGTTTCAG ATGGATTCAAATACTCAGTGCTCTGTTAGCAGCGAAGACATAGAAAGGAGTTTCAGACTAAACCCACATGGATCAATTtctttctccactgcaaaattTAACTACAAGATAGACTTCCCAG TGATGAAACAAACCAATTTAAGTACCGGAAAGCAGCGCCTGATAAGGCGAGCTCCCTTTTCCATTACTGCATTCAG TTATATCTGTGAAAACGAGGCCATCCCTATGCCGTCCCACTGGGAGAACGTGAACATGGAGGAGCCTTACCAG CTTGTTCCGTTGCTCAAGCACACAAACGAGTATAATGAAGTTGCCCATCTCTTTGGCAAAACTGTGGATGGTGACCGCATTAAACGGGTTCAGAGAATTCAAAACTTAGACTTGTGGGAGTTTTTTTGCAG GAAGAAAGCTCAGCTGAAGAAGAAGAGGGGCTTGTCTGAAATTAATGAGGAATTGCTGTTTCATGGTACCAGTAACAAGTTTGTGGAAGCGATATGCATTCATAACTTTGATTGGAGGATTAATGGGATCCATGCTGCTGTGTATGGAAAAG GAACGTACTTTGCAAGAGACGCTTTGTATTCGAGCCATTTCTGCAGGAATGATGGGAAGCACGGGGACAAGTTTCAAATCCACGGCGTGAGCATGGTGCAACAGCGTGTCCTGCAGTACTGTAAAGCCATGTTTCTGGCTAGAGTTCTAGTCGGGGACTACATTAATGGCGACGCCAAGTACTTGAGGCCCCCGTCCAAGGATGGAAGCTTTGTGAACTTGTACGACAGCTGTGTGGACAATACCTGGAATCCCAAGATTTTTGTCGTTTTTGACTCAAATCAAATCTATCCAGAATACTTAATTGAGTTTTGTTGA